The DNA segment TGGCcaattgaggaaaaaaaaaaggtttgaatttGATGACTTATCTCTCCTGGCTAAACCTCAGTCCACAGGCCCTTACCCCAGTCCTTACAATTGAAAAAAACGTACCCACCTAGTTTGGTTGATCTAAAATGGCTTGAACGGATTCAAATCTTCTGGCGTTTTTGTATAACTTAAAACATCAGAGAAGTAATACAAAGAATCTAGAATTGAAGCCATAAATTCAcgctgtaagttgattaaaaaaaaactagaaatgcAATGAAATCAAGTCCACTGTACTAAATTGGCTGAATATTTCATGATGGTTCTAAatccatataaaatatgtgaACGCATGTTCAATTCATCATGGCTCAATACAATTCCAACCAAGTAGAACACAGTTTGCCTATGTCCAAGCATTCAAATATAACATCATTTAATCAAGTGTAATTATTAATCTAAGAGATAGGGAAATAGGGGTTATTTCAAAATTTAGGGGCTGGCTAGAGGTGGAACCAGATGCCTCAAATCAACACAAAGTGCCCAACACTTCAAACTACAAAATCCTGGCACACACTTCACAACACAACTTCATATCACCACAACTTCAATCACAAATCACAACACAGTACATCCACAACACCTTCACAATTACTAACACAGTGCACCAAACAACAgtttacaatattaattaacttCAAGATAAAATCAATCATCGAGGGAAAAAGGTATAGAAATTATACCCTGTTGGTCGAGATACACACACCTTGAGGTGGTGGTACATGGTGGCGCGTAAAGGGGCTAGAGAGATGGTTCCAGAGAGACACAGGGTGGGGGCCGTCGGATGGTGGTTGTTGACTCATGGTACTAGGCTATGCCACGGCATGGGGAGATCCACGATGGGGTAAGGCAGCGACGCTTGTGGGAGAGGGTTCTCATGGTGGCGGTGCGGTAGCTCACGATAGAGGAAATCGAAGGGAGAAAGTAGAGGGGCTATGGGCTGGGCTgctatggagagagagagagagagagagagagagagagagagagagagagagagagagagagagagagagagagagagagagagagtcttccAGTTTCTATTTCAACTTTCACATGTAGTGTTTTGAACACATCTAGCACCTAATCTTTAGTTTTCAATGTAAAAACCCACACTTTTCTagaatgattattaataaaaagaaacataatACAATGCACCACCAATACTTTTAGCATTTATAGTGCAAACATCAGTATGAAACAAATCAAGAATGTCACTCCTAAAAGGAGAAaatcttttaaaagaaatttctcGTTGCTTTCACATAAGATAATAAGTACATGGCATTAGTCGCATACCTTTGATATTGGATAGGACTTGCTTCTTTGCAAGAATTTGAAGTCATTTCTCAATACTGTGGCCAAGCCTCTTATACCATAACTCAGTGGATATTTCATTCTTAGCAGCAATAGCATTGCCTttgataaatcttatatttgtCTTGTAGAGAGTGTTAACATTCCTTCCTCTTGCTAGAATAAGAGAGCCTTTACCAAGTTTCCACTTTCCATTTCCAAGATGATTGAGGTAGCCTTCATCATCTAATTTTCCAATTGAGAtcaaattaaaacatatatcaAGAACATACTTGACATCTTTGAGAAGCAATTTACACCCAATGTTAGTTTCCAATTGCACATCTCCAATGCCCATAATCTGacacttttcttcattttccatcTTAAACCAACCAAAGTAACCACTGGtataggaagagagagaaatctCTGCGTGGGGTAATATGAAAAGAAACCACTGTATCAATTATCCAAGTAGAATCCTAACAAGTAATATTAACATGAGCATCATTACAAACAACGAACACGTTAGTATCATATGCAACTGCtgtagtttctttttcttctttcagcttttcatttttttctttcaactgTTCCTTTTTAAATTTCCTGCACTCTTTCTTCATATGCCCAAGCTTACCACAGTGAAAACATTTTATTCCTCTTCTTGAAGCGGACCTTCCTCTTGCCTTGTCACCACTATTATCACCATGAGGTTTTCTACTTTTACTCATCCTTCACTTGTCTGTAACAAGTACCTCTGAATGAGAAGGAATCCcatgttctttttttcttgcctCTTCATTGAACATGCTATCTTTCACCATACTCATAGTCATTACATCATTGGGCAGAAAATTATTGAGAGACACAACCAAAGTTTCCCAACTGTCTGGCAAAGAACTTAACAAAAGTAAAGTTTGAACTTCATCATTCAAGACATGTTTCATGTTAGACAACTCATTCAATAATTCTTGAAAATTATTAAGATGCTCTGCAACACTTTGTTCATtcctatattttaaattcacaaGCCTTCTtatcataaaaattttgttttgtgCAGTCTTTTGCTCATAAAGCCTTTCTAATTTCATCCAGAAACTGTAAGTATCTAATTCTTTGGCTACATGATGGAAGACACTTTGGTCAAACCATTAATTAATATGACCAACAACTttcttgtttaatttattttactcatcatcGGTTTTCTTTTCTGGTTTAACATTGGCCAAATTAGTGGGCTCAAATAACTCTTTGCAATACAGAATATCCTCCATCCTAGTCTTCCAAATTGAGTAATTGGAAGAAGTGAGTTTGATAATACTACTAGATGAATCCTCCATATTTAATTTATACCGATAATTAACAAAATAATCAACTTGGCTCTGACACTACTTTGTTAGGGTGAACAACAAAAATCATagtgaaatatttttctatcatttcgatgtataaattaaattaataatctaGGAAATATAAACTCACAAGTAAGACATAATAATTTTTACGTGAAAAATTCTCCAATATAAGAGAAAAACCTTGAGACCCAGTCTAGTTAAACTtccactataaaaaataatgaggtTACAAATTATCTTCTTTAAAACAATATCTAGAGGCTAtcaatatataaagaatatctATATTCTTGGTTCAATATAAAATCATCATCATATAAATGGAAAACTACGAGAGTGACAATAAAGATTTTACTAAGTGAGTatttataaaagataaataaaaatgaatctCAAGATTGGCATATTCAAAAAGAAGCTGTCGACATCAAGAACAACGTGCTAAAATTTCATCCAAATCAAACCATGGATGATCTTCCAAACGTTTGATGGTAACGTGAGAATAAAGAAAAACTTCCGCATGCACGgctttctcttatttttctctCCTGTCTATTCCtcttctcacttttttttatgtGCAAGTCTGCCCCTTTTAGCCGCCACTCtcatttacttatatatatgtttatatatatatatatatatatacacacacacacgacaAGCAAAATTATAAGTCCGTCATCGTcataatataaaatgataagCTTACtgcttcttattatttttttttataatttttataattttttaatttttttaatttttaagaaagtgaatttaatcatatatttagaaaaaaattaatgattaaatatgttaaaaatatagataaaagaaaataataaaaatttcaaatagactAAAATGATAGACAAGTGGTAAGAAATTAATAAGCCTATCATTATCTTGTCATAATTTCCCTCACATGGAGGGACCCACGCCACAACAATATATGGAATTTATGGACAAATTAAGAAAGGTTTGGGAGGTGTACTAAATATTGTAGATGGCTAGAGACAATGAAGCCCACCCAGCTTCTTGCCACCAGACATGTCAAACCGAAGCTATTCCTCAGCTGGCAGAGCAAAGAACTCGGGCAAGATGCGGTAGTGTCATGTCGGATATGACTATGAGCTCACTGGCTGTGCAAATTTGTGCAATTAGATCATTTTGTCTATCTCTTGTCAATTTATCTAGTGGCAAGCTTGAGCGCAACACATGAAAccgttatttaaaaaaataataaaaatctgaaaaataaaaataaaataatatatatattttattaaaatctttaGCAGTCAAGGCCACTGGCCCTGTGAATGTCTCTGCCTATGGATTTAGGCCAGCTGAATCGTTGAAGAAAGTTGGGCCCTTGTAGTAAAGTTGAACTGTGGGCCATGAGCCCAATTTAGACTTTCCCCGCTCCTTGGGTCGTGGGCCTAATTTGGCAGACTGCGGCTTCCTGCCTAATAAAAATGTGTTGAGAGTGAGCATGTAGCCAAAGAAATGATATGGGCCATGAGCCCATTGGACTATGAGACCAACAAAAATATGAATTGCGCAGGAGCTCGTTTACATATGTGAGagatataaacatataaattaGGTCTTGTAGTTAGGAGGATGATGATCTTATAGCATATGATCCgattttttaaatggaaaacttaaatttaaaatcctccattccttgtatatatataaaaaaagaaaaaatattttataatatttattatttatctgtGTGAATctcacacaaaaataaatactgTAAAGGGTTGTTTGGCTGATGATAACTATAACAAGTAATTGccaaaattcaaataatgtaTTGTTTAATATATTCTTCCAGCATCCTATTGTGTATGTGAGGAAGATAGGTAAAAAAGTAGTTATTGAGTATTTAGGGTCTGTTTGGAAACACAAGTACTCTTAAATAATCTCAAAttatttatcactatttataaactatttattattattttattattattttattattattttattaatttttttataaattatttaactataatttacaaatattttagaaatttcTTAATATTCAAATCTGCCCTTAATTAATGATATTCTAGACACTCAGATTTTTACTCTAAGTCGGATCGAAAAGCTAGCAGAAGAGATGACTTGCAATCTGAATGCATGGGTCGAAAGAAGGCCACATATTTGAGTTTGAGTCTTGAGAGAGGGATGAATtgatgaaaagatacaaatgtCTGGACCTCATCCAAATCATTAACTCCGAGACCCCATTCGATACTACACATTAACTACTCTTGTCTCTGTTGATTTTAATATTCCTTAAAACATTTCCAATAAGCTTATCTAATACTTTCTCTCTTCAAATTGGTTAATAAGATATTTTAGgcacattttctttctttctttttttaaggaaaTATATCATCATTAATCAATCAGAGAAAATTACATCAATGACTTGATATATTCTGATATATCTCCATATCAAACATGAtatcataaatcaaaataatacatTTGAAACTTTATCAGTACACTATTTCCTTTTGTGACTATTCtggtttttattattgttgatacTCTTTATAGATAAAAGTCTAAGAGGCAACACTCTTTACCTAAACAGaaatttaatcttattattcatagAAAGAGATGACACAACCTCTACAAACAAATATCTgagagatgattttttttttttaattaacattaaggaaataaaaagaaagcagTAAGATAGATGCGAAAAAAGACGAATTATAGTTTAGACCAACTCTAGTACTACTAGACTTTAGAATCTGTGACGACTTATGAATGCAATACACTTGCCTTTTTTCAACCATAAAAGGTCAGATCTGAAAGACCCACACGCAAATGTGGGCAGTGTCTGAGAACCACACGTAATGATTTTTGCAAAACCACCACTTTCCTCCGAATGATTTTTAACCTATTAATTTGCTTGTGCTGTGATGCACGTGTCTCTTGGGAGTTGTCGGAAAGTTATAGATCTGTATTTTTTGACTTTAaggaaagtaaaataaaactgaGTAAAAGAAACATTGATAGACGAGTGAATGACCTCCTTCTCATTTAGCAAAAATCAGATATGGAGCCTttgaattttttagaaaaagagttttggTATGTGTGTGTTGTTGTGTTTGGGGGGGGGAGGGGTGGTTTAGGCCACCACATATGATTTTTGTGCCAAAAATAGATTAGAAGACAGAACCAAATTAAGAGTACAAAAAATGCAATAGTTACAATACGCCATATATTATTCTTCGAGTATTGACAAGTTacaactcctatatatatatatatataatatcattaagcctgaaaaattctacatattatattttaattgtacgTACTTCCATCTCACATTATGATGATATGATATTCTCCATCAACCTTTAGATttgtctataaaaaaataaaaattattgaaaagtgataaaagtttttttatattatacaatGAAATGAAAGTCTAATTActgatctattatatatatatataagagctTGATCCATATATTTTATTGCAAAGTTTATAAAATGGAGCCCATGGGTGAGTTATCTagtactagctagctagagcCTAGAAATTAGAAGGGGGGTCCTAATCAAAGGCCTAAGGGTATAATGCTTTCAGATATATTGAACTAACGAATTAATGTAGACAGCCCCCCAACCACCATTAATGTCAACTTCAATCAACAAAATAACAGTGAAGTGGACGCAAAGGAAACAAATCCAACCCCTGCATGCCCGCCTAATGACTTTTACTAACTAATTTATTAACTTAAATTGGTATGAGGAAGCGAAATATGGGCACCACACCCCATTAGCAACAACCTTGATCAATATCCCTGCAACTTACTTGTATTAAAAGGAGACCATTGTCCTCCCAATACTTTCCATATATAATTCATTCATTCAattccatctttttcttcaagttaaataagtTTTTGTGCTAAACTACTTATACTTCTTGGAAAAGTGGTGCCTGCTAGCTAGCTTAGTAGAGATGGAGATGAGCAGAGATCAAGATCAGGGCCATGCAGGAGTAGTAATGGTCATGCAGCGTGCAGAGATCGACACCCGAGCGCCTTTCAATTCTGTTAAAGAAGCAGTCATGTTGTTCGGAGAAAGGGTTTTGGCCGGTGAAATCTACTCCAAGCAGCTCAAAGtagttctctctctccctctgtcTCGCATACTTTTCTAAGCTTCTCTggtctatttttattttgggttatTAATTTGAAGCAACATCCGATAAAAAAGATGTATGAAAATGTGCCATTAACTTACATTAATTGCTATAAATGTTAGATACGAGCTGCAGCAAGTGATCAAACTGGGAATGCTCAATCTAGGCTTGGAGCCTTGACAGCTGAGCttgaagaaacaaagaaaagccTTCAGAAAGCTAGGGAAGAAGGTAACTTCATGGCAACATGCATAAGATCCCTTAGAGAAGAGCTGGAACAAGCAAAGAAAGAAATACGTGAGTTGAAGAAGGTAATGGAGTTCCAAAAAGATCAGCAGGCTGAAACTGAGATCGAAGACCTCAAGTTCGtcgaaaatgaaaaaaaagttgaTCAGATCAAGACACCAAAAACAGAAGAAGCAAAGGAGTTCCAGAGGAAGAGATACGTGAAATTTGCAAGCCCTCCTTCACTGGCAAAGGTTATAATCAGTGCTGCTGAAGATGAAGATCAGTTTCTGGAGAGACCCCCTTCTCTtaagaagacaaagaagaagTCTTTGATACCACTCATAGGATGGCTTTTTTCAAGAAAGAAGGGAAGCCATGAATGTGATTCTCCAAGAGCTTGAGTCTCTCTCTACTGGTTAAATAAGCAAATTAAAGTTCCTTCGCACAAGCATGTTAGTCATAAGTAGTACTTGAAGTGAGAACCATCTTTACAAAGCCATTaatgccattttttttaaaagaaaaacatataaattCATAGAaaagtatcttttttttttttttttttggtttttagcaAGAAATTTTGATTGGAATTAGTAAATAATCGGAGATCTCAGCTTTATACCACAGTTGATCATTATAGTATTTTGTTCTATTTGCATTATTTTCTGTTCTGTCCATTTCCTTCCTTATTAGTCCCTCCTCTTtgtagaaaaagaaatatatataataaatagtggGAAACTTTTCTTGTTTTGAAGAGATGCTTCCTATTCTCTATGGTTATATGCTGCCAAATGGACCAGATCAGATAACATTACCTTCTGCAGTTATATTGGGCCATGTTTGCTCTTTGACCAAGAAGATTCGCATGAAGAAGAGACTTAAATAAGGAATTATACCAATTTAGGATTTGGAAATACAATAAATTTCcgcacaaaaaaatttagtttttatttttatttcttaaaaaaaaatgatggtagCTCGTAATTTTAGCGAAAATTAAATCGAATTGAACAACAATAACCCGACAATAGCATTGCAAGGCAAATGATTACTATTATTCTCAACACttcttactattattcattactttattattatttttcacctacttttattactattatttattttttacttactttttattactattcattattttattattactttttacttattttttactactattcacaactttTCTCAACACTTTTCAAATCCAAACACACCCGAAGTTTTACAGTAATAAGTCTTGTGCACTCACTCTAAAAATAgtaagtaaatttaaaaattatataataaatttattttttaataataaattttactgttttttcaaaagaattacaCGCAATTTTTTCATGCACTTGCCACTGCAAGCCATCGAggcaaaagaatatatattagaCTAACATGCAACACCATGTGTTTGGATAACTTAAGATTCCTATTCTGATAGTTATCATATTATTGTTTCAAAGACAAGCATGAGGTTCCAATAACAGACAAGTACCTCAGCTTAATTTCTgggtaaaaacaaaacaaaaagatcaGTATACTGACCTGTCAAATTTATAAGGACCAATTAATGTGTACTCCATCGGATGttggtaattaatatataagtaattacaccagaaatatgaagaaattaCCATGCATGCAATTAATTTCACAAACAAATTAAGGTCATGTACGTAAAAATGATCAATGATGCATGCAggcctacatatatatatgaacaaagTGCATGgccgtttatatatatatatatatgcatttctTCTTGTACTcgaacatacataaatacatgataCTAAATTGTACGCGGCGAGTCTAGGCTGCAGTACATATAGCAgctatcatcatcatcaactgataattatatctataaaaagaatttaaccCTCCACATCATGATGATTCGGTTGAGAACAAATGAGCTAGCgctttcaaaataatttaactaaCCTTCACGTGTAACCATGTGAATTGCGACTACGTAGCATATCAGGACAAAAAGCAGCTAGCTAGGACATGCATAATATTAATTATGTGCTTATaaattttagggtttttgtCCGGACATTATAGcctaaaatgaaagaaagatataTCTATACGAAGGATGTGATCACTTgtgatattatttattgttttatgtgtgtgtgtgtgcgcgtgtatatatatatataagtttttgagataatattaagTTTATGTTTGGCtacacaaatgagatgagatgaaagttaaataaaatcttattttttaatattatttttattttaaaatttgaaaaggccatttgaattgtttattatattttgtgtagaagcttaaaaaaattacaataattagatgagatgaaattaaattatttgtataaccaaagatgagatgaaatgtaataattgtttatatattgtaagcgtgattttatataactatttctttagtgagaaatgatatttgcaattttAAGATATGCAAATctcgtataattttttttgaaaaaaatgaataaatttgagatctacataaaaatatattttttaataattaatcccattttttaaaaatgagaaaacGGGACTTGCACACccttaaaatgaaaatagaagGATGTGTTGGAAGATCAATTACTCACATATGTAGGAAGATTGATATATACTTGTTAAACATGCCTTGTGATCTTCTATTCCTGTTAATTGACATAATGGCAACTTGTTCTCTTCCAAAGGGAGTCATGAATACTAGAAACTCTTTGTTGTTCAACCTTCCCTTCTGCATCATATGGCTCCATCCCGAACTTACATCGTTGGCCCTTGTCATTAGACCAATATATATCTATGCATGTATTTCTAACCTGGACTCTTGATCAATTTTTTGCTTCTCAAGTGGTAGCAGCTTGTGTTGTCGGAAATGCTCGCCCCTAGCTCCTACATATCAAAGCTAGGCCACACGAAAGAAGGAAAGGTAGGTAGTCTTAAGGATAAGCGGTTGAGCAACCGATCAAGCATAGCTACTCGACTAAAAGATGAGACGAAGCGAGTGAAAAGTAAGGATTGGCAAGAAGTCTTATGTCCTCCAAGTAGCACGAGCATTTTAATCGAGGAAAACCTTGCACAATTTATGCGTATGTGTTTTTATGACCAGAAATTGTTTCTTGATTTCcttttcaaattatatatctacattaCGTACACTTCTTTGTTACTACTCATGAAAGCATTGAAAACGGATAATGCATGAGTAATTAACTAGCTGTACGGCATGTTAAagtaaatttttacttttttaggcATACAACTTGGTTGTGATATTAGATATAACAGGATAAATGTACGTACACGACTCACCAAAccttgtttattatttaaagtaatgttatatattgttgtgaagtgtgtaaatatcgtatattcattttaaacaaaaataaaatctattattaaaaaatt comes from the Carya illinoinensis cultivar Pawnee chromosome 8, C.illinoinensisPawnee_v1, whole genome shotgun sequence genome and includes:
- the LOC122319265 gene encoding WEB family protein At2g17940-like; the protein is MEMSRDQDQGHAGVVMVMQRAEIDTRAPFNSVKEAVMLFGERVLAGEIYSKQLKIRAAASDQTGNAQSRLGALTAELEETKKSLQKAREEGNFMATCIRSLREELEQAKKEIRELKKVMEFQKDQQAETEIEDLKFVENEKKVDQIKTPKTEEAKEFQRKRYVKFASPPSLAKVIISAAEDEDQFLERPPSLKKTKKKSLIPLIGWLFSRKKGSHECDSPRA